The Raphanus sativus cultivar WK10039 chromosome 2, ASM80110v3, whole genome shotgun sequence genome includes a region encoding these proteins:
- the LOC108840970 gene encoding uncharacterized protein LOC108840970, translated as MAFSRKITDGKIATSTTVTKKPDVSAPRPNCCVTCLARLIRKLKRKGRLLVMSATAARRQASSLQCRYDPMSYSLNFDGGACGTLPDDEDYYFRFYAFSSRYVTNNTIKTRPPFPREILSTSPHEFA; from the coding sequence ATGGCATTTTCCCGGAAAATAACCGACGGCAAGATAGCCACCTCAACCACCGTAACTAAGAAGCCCGATGTTTCAGCTCCGCGGCCGAACTGCTGCGTCACGTGCCTTGCGAGACTTATCAGAAAACTGAAGAGAAAGGGGAGGTTGCTAGTCATGTCGGCAACAGCTGCACGTAGACAGGCGAGTTCGCTGCAATGTCGGTACGATCCAATGAGCTATTCACTGAACTTCGACGGTGGCGCGTGTGGTACGCTTCCCGATGATGAAGATTATTATTTCCGGTTCTATGCGTTTTCCTCAAGATACGTTACTAATAATACTATCAAGACTAGACCACCATTTCCTCGTGAAATCCTCTCTACCTCTCCACATGAATTCGCGTAA
- the LOC108835611 gene encoding uncharacterized protein LOC108835611 → MGFAVCVGNASLVSMELRWVRRSKCDDSDAPRSIPIFISTLKKDINLEELRRLYSRCDHSCNRLSKSGSIVEKTVDMKKLCTAISRSDVVVSVFCKPHHALLVEESTSEDDNDDVPVLSSSSLSPSDLGRQNKGEGSLGDMFQDVLPLTPSNGQLVGFGRAYSDYGLTASIHDLMVLPSLQRMGIGKLIVNRITRLLTSRDIYDIAALCFEHERPFFKACGFADDRMGSTTMMFTKELGGLI, encoded by the exons ATGGGTTTTGCGGTTTGTGTTGGTAATGCATCTCTTGTATCTATGGAACTGAGGTGGGTAAGAAGAAGCAAATGCGATGATTCTGATGCTCCTCGTTCGATACCTATTTTCATCTCTACCTTGAAGAAAGACATAAACCTAGAGGAGCTGAGGCGTTTGTATTCGCGTTGTGACCACTCTTGCAACCGTTTGTCCAAGAGTGGTAGCATTGTTGAAAAgactgttgacatgaagaagCTGTGCACAGCTATCTCCCGCAGCGATGTTGTTGTCTCTGTGTTCTGCAAACCTCATCACGCGCTTCTTGTTGAAGAGAGCACTAGTGAGGACGATAATGATGATGTTCCtgttttgtcttcttcctctttgtctCCTTCAGACTTGGGGAGACAAAACAAGGGTGAGGGTTCTCTGGGAGATATGTTTCAGGACGTGTTGCCTCTCACTCCTTCGAATGGTCAGCTTGTTGGGTTTGGTCGTGCCTATTCTGACTATGGCTTGACCGCTTCTATTCACGATCTAATG GTTTTACCTTCACTACAACGGATGGGGATTGGTAAACTGATTGTTAACAGGATCACCAG GCTCCTCACAAGTAGAGACATCTATGACATAGCCGCTCTCTGCTTCGAGCATGAAAG GCCATTCTTCAAAGCCTGTGGGTTTGCAGATGACAGAATGGGTTCCACAACGATGATGTTCACTAAAGAGCTTGGAGGCCTAATCTGA
- the LOC108835607 gene encoding protein FAR1-RELATED SEQUENCE 1, with amino-acid sequence MVVIDLEMPSPSGECDDQRINEGLEFESKEEAFEFYKEYAKSVGFNTIIKASRRSRMSGKFIDAKFVCTRYGSKKTDQGEEDIDNIPQGKKRGRINRSSSKTDCKACLHVKKRQDGRWVIRSLVKEHNHETFPGQASSMRESCGREKQTGAVVKEMKSRKFQALEDGDVERLLSFFTDMQAENPFFFYAIDLSEEEQSLRNVFWVDAKGRLDYTCFCDVVSVDTTFIKNEYKLPLVAFIGVNHHGQFLLLGCGLLLNNESTSEFVWLFKSWLKAMHGCQPRVILTKHDQTIKEAVSEALPGSSHCFYTWDTLGQMPEKLGHVMGQEKGFVDEISEAIYGSCKGDEFEKKWCEVVDRFRLRDNAWLQSLYEDREHWVPVYMKDVSLAGMCTAQRSECVSSVFDKYIQRKTTLRAFLDQYKTMIQERCEEEEKAETDTLCKQPGLKSPSPFGKQMVELYTREMFKKFQAEVLGGVACHPKNESDEGQRKTFRVQDYEQKRGFVVVWSPESSEVVCSCRLFEFKGFLCRHAMIVLQMSGELTIPSRYVLKRWTKDARRREAVECDLMCGDSSKAQRYTDLCLRSLKLSEEASLSEESYNAVLNVLNEALRSCENTSNVIHSGEESDSDVAQNHSRHEERNNNNTSFNENVADTGQEHSLHEVWKETALQEQRNRYSILDDYLSPQQVSHEMGQINMMASNRNGYCTAHQNIHSLGQSITQQRLYGTEQLSFRPEVMYERLQDMGQASFRQHPQQHSDYTKQHQQPNKDFSN; translated from the exons ATGGTGGTGATTGATCTCGAAATGCCTTCACCTTCAGGAGAATGTGATGATCAAAGGATCAATGAAGGTTTAGAGTTTGAATCCAAAGAGGAAGCTTTTGAGTTCTACAAAGAGTACGCTAAATCCGTTGGTTTCAACACCATTATAAAAGCTAGCCGTCGTTCAAGAATGAGTGGGAAGTTCATAGACGCCAAGTTTGTATGTACACGTTACGGAAGCAAGAAAACAgatcaaggagaagaagacatAGATAACATCCCTCAAGGTAAAAAACGTGGTAGAATCAACCGTTCTTCCTCGAAAACTGATTGTAAAGCGTGTTTACACGTCAAGAAAAGACAAGATGGGAGGTGGGTGATTCGCTCTTTGGTTAAAGAACATAACCACGAAACCTTCCCTGGTCAAGCCAGTTCCATGAGAGAGTCTTGTGGGCGGGAAAAACAAACTGGTGCTGTTGTGAAAGAGATGAAGAGCAGAAAGTTTCAAGCTTTAGAGGATGGAGACGTTGAGAGACTGCTAAGCTTCTTTACGGATATGCAAGCTGAGAATCCTTTCTTCTTCTACGCTATTGATCTCAGCGAGGAGGAGCAGAGTCTAAGAAACGTCTTTTGGGTTGACGCAAAGGGGAGATTGGACTACACTTGTTTCTGTGATGTTGTCTCTGTCGACACTACGTTCATCAAGAACGAGTATAAGCTTCCTCTTGTTGCATTCATAGGTGTGAACCACCATGGACAGTTCCTGTTGCTTGGTTGTGGACTGTTGTTAAACAATGAGTCTACATCTGAATTTGTTTGGCTTTTTAAGTCATGGTTAAAGGCCATGCACGGATGTCAACCAAGAGTTATACTCACCAAACACGACCAAACGATCAAAGAAGCTGTTTCAGAAGCCTTGCCAGGGTCTAGTCATTGTTTCTATACGTGGGATACTCTTGGTCAGATGCCTGAGAAGCTTGGTCATGTTATGGGACAAGAGAAAGGCTTTGTGGATGAGATAAGTGAGGCTATTTACGGTTCTTGCAAGGGAGATGAGTTTGAAAAGAAGTGGTGTGAGGTGGTAGATAGGTTTCGTCTGAGAGACAATGCTTGGCTTCAATCTCTGTATGAAGATAGGGAACATTGGGTTCCTGTGTATATGAAAGATGTTTCTCTAGCGGGAATGTGTACAGCTCAGAGATCGGAATGTGTGAGCTCTGTTTTCGATAAGTACATTCAGAGGAAAACTACGCTGAGAGCGTTTCTTGATCAGTACAAGACGATGATACAGGAGAGGTgcgaagaggaagagaaagctGAGACTGATACATTGTGTAAACAGCCTGGTCTTAAGTCACCTTCGCCGTTTGGGAAGCAAATGGTTGAGTTATACACTCGTGAGATGTTCAAGAAGTTTCAGGCTGAGGTGTTGGGAGGTGTTGCTTGTCATCCGAAGAATGAAAGCGATGAGGGTCAAAGGAAGACATTCAGGGTTCAAGACTATGAACAGAAGCGTGGTTTCGTTGTGGTGTGGAGCCCTGAATCATCTGAAGTTGTCTGTTCATGTAGATTGTTTGAGTTCAAAGGGTTTCTCTGTAGACACGCAATGATTGTTCTGCAGATGTCTGGAGAACTCACTATTCCGTCTCGGTATGTGTTGAAGCGTTGGACAAAAGATGCGAGAAGGAGAGAAGCGGTTGAATGTGATCTGATGTGTGGGGATTCAAGTAAGGCTCAGCGGTATACGGATCTTTGTCTCCGGTCTTTGAAGCTGAGTGAGGAAGCGTCTTTATCCGAAGAGAGCTATAACGCTGTGTTGAATGTGCTGAATGAAGCTTTAAGAAGTTGTGAGAACACAAGTAACGTGATTCACAGTGGTGAAGAGTCAGACTCTGATGTAGCTCAAAATCATTCAAGACATGAAGAACGTAACAATAACAACACCTCATTTAATGAGAATGTGGCCGACACAGGACAG GAACATTCACTACATGAAGTATGGAAAGAAACTGCTTTGCAAGAACAAAGAAACCGGTACTCGATTCTCGACGACTACCTCAGCCCTCAACAAGTGTCACATGAAATG GGACAAATCAACATGATGGCCTCAAACCGCAATGGATATTGTACTGCCCATCAAAACATACACTCACTG GGACAATCCATAACTCAGCAAAGGCTATATGGAACT GAACAATTAAGTTTCAGACCAGAAGTTATGTATGAAAGACTCCAGGACATG GGACAGGCAAGTTTTAGACAGCATCCTCAGCAACATAGCGATTATACAAAACAACATCAACAACCCAACAAGGATTTCTCTAACTGA
- the LOC108840823 gene encoding uncharacterized protein LOC108840823 yields the protein MNNNSSRAGQWLQHYEPHQVQQLSPCFDGINMMSSSVSPLGEDGGIVVAQETAGRRSRASRRAVPTTLLNASPSNFRALVQKFTGRSAAGEANRRRGPVTLDFGSPTTISKESIFPVSGDRKSYDHDLVLNQHVSNEPRHVTWSGTEATTTYQVSEESNSVFDQQDHDLLGEYSGNSSYDDGLDHMDYYYHDFHQETETLEEFMMSDLDL from the coding sequence ATGAACAACAACTCGTCGAGAGCAGGCCAGTGGTTACAACACTATGAACCACACCAAGTTCAACAGCTTAGTCCATGCTTCGATGGCATTAACATGATGTCATCATCCGTATCTCCCCTCGGAGAAGACGGTGGTATTGTGGTGGCGCAAGAAACGGCCGGAAGAAGGTCTAGGGCTTCGAGGAGAGCAGTACCAACGACTCTCTTGAACGCAAGTCCTAGCAATTTCCGAGCTCTTGTTCAGAAGTTCACCGGACGCTCTGCTGCTGGTGAAGCCAACCGTAGAAGAGGTCCGGTAACTCTAGACTTCGGTTCTCCAACTACAATATCTAAAGAATCTATCTTCCCGGTCTCAGGAGATCGAAAGAGTTATGATCATGATCTTGTTCTTAACCAGCATGTGAGTAACGAGCCGCGTCACGTGACTTGGTCAGGTACGGAAGCAACGACGACGTATCAGGTGAGTGAAGAAAGTAACTCCGTGTTTGATCAACAAGATCATGATCTTTTGGGGGAATATTCAGGGAACAGTAGTTATGATGATGGCTTGGATCATATGGATTATTATTATCACGATTTTCACCAAGAGACGGAAACGTTGGAGGAATTCATGATGAGCGATCTTGATTTATAA
- the LOC108841813 gene encoding multiple organellar RNA editing factor 1, mitochondrial — protein MAMYSHRLRRALLTTTSFINRSISLSPASSVAPPAITPSGSKVLQRSVLGRFTEATRAPVRLFSTRQYKLYKEGDEITENTVLFEGCDYNHWLITMDFPKDNPLSPEEMVSTYEKTCAAGLGISLEEAKKKIYACSTTTYQGFQAIMTEEESEKFKDLPGVVFILPDSYIDPQNKEYGGDKYENGVITHRPSPYQFNRRQPRDKFNQRPDRQGGPQNFQRNPQFGQQPPRQGGGGGGGYGGPQQGYGPPGQAPPPFQGGYNQGPPRSPPPPPYQPGYNQGQGSPVPPYQGPPGGYGQGGPGNYNQGPQGGYNQGGPRNYGPQGNGNYGPAPGAGVPNPGFGQGYGGPGQEQNQTFPQGDQRNAAGDWNNNNPAGQPGPDQGRRY, from the exons ATGGCTATGTACTCTCACCGTCTCCGACGAGCTCTACTCACGACCACTTCATTTATTAACCGATCAATCTCACTCTCTCCTGCTTCTTCCGTTGCTCCACCCGCCATTACCCCATCTGGGTCGAAGGTGCTACAGAGATCCGTTTTAGGGCGTTTCACTGAAGCGACTCGAGCTCCGGTGAGGCTGTTCTCGACGAGGCAGTACAAGCTTTACAAAGAAGGAGATGAGATCACGGAGAACACTGTGCTGTTCGAAGGTTGTGATTACAATCACTGGCTCATCACCATGGATTTCCCCAAGGACAATCCTTTGTCCCCTGAGGAAATGGTCTCTACCTACGAGAAGACTTGCGCCGCAGGGCTTGGTATCAG CTTGGAAGAGGCCAAGAAGAAGATATATGCTTGTAGCACAACAACTTACCAAGGGTTTCAAGCGATCATGACTGAGGAAGAATCAGAGAAGTTCAAGG ATTtacctggagtggtgtttattTTGCCAGATTCCTACATCGATCCTCAGAACAAGGAGTATGGAG GAGATAAGTATGAGAACGGGGTGATCACACACAGGCCATCACCATATCAGTTTAACAGAAGACAACCCCGTGATAAGTTCAATCAAAGACCTGACCGTCAAGGCGGTCCTCAAAACTTCCAGAGAAACCCACAGTTTGGTCAGCAACCACCAAGGcaaggtggtggtggtggaggtggataTGGTGGTCCTCAGCAGGGCTACGGTCCTCCAGGACAAGCTCCTCCACCATTTCAGGGAGGTTACAACCAAGGCCCTCCAAggtctccaccaccacctccgtACCAGCCGGGATACAATCAAGGCCAGGGATCTCCTGTGCCTCCGTACCAAGGGCCACCAGGTGGTTACGGACAAGGCGGACCTGGGAACTATAACCAAGGGCCACAAGGAGGTTACAACCAAGGAGGGCCTAGGAATTACGGTCCACAGGGGAATGGAAACTATGGTCCTGCACCTGGAGCTGGAGTTCCAAATCCCGGATTTGGTCAGGGGTATGGTGGACCTGGACAAGAGCAGAATCAAACATTTCCACAGGGAGATCAGAGGAATGCAGCTGGAGACTGGAACAACAATAATCCAGCAGGCCAACCGGGACCTGACCAA GGAAGAAGATACTAG